From Nycticebus coucang isolate mNycCou1 chromosome 6, mNycCou1.pri, whole genome shotgun sequence, the proteins below share one genomic window:
- the LOC128588843 gene encoding basic proline-rich protein-like, whose product MKKIFRQIPAEEKATRSCPRAAVGGASARGPRRSRRVQAGSRAPGAGSRLPSGPCTSARAPHRGREAIAAAAASQRHSPPPRCRAPRTGPPPAALPGPRPSSPRSRLRSSRLPERVRPEELPSPRHAPGPAARGRAPLPPACPLPPDPSPARVSAGRRRPRPGRSSGGDARPAFRRCGAALTRPHPEARGWGRSCTWPVPWLRRFGILGLSGALPRPPAPVCRVTPAAFCSPRARPPHTLAPAVSAVCGPQRPEGSKRGNAMKKNAGRAWPLKFGCAVEKATICGSVYQMSAPRAYLPVSLNSGFFLRSKNKQRAGIWSRLGLSVVALGRTGLLKRVVRDRVSLYRLQ is encoded by the exons ATGAAGAAAATCTTCAGGCAGATCCCAGCCGAGGAGAAGGCTACGCGGTCATGTCCGCGCGCCGCGGTCGGAGGGGCGAGTGCGCGCGGGCCTAGGCGCAGCCGCCGTGTTCAGGCAGGGAGCCGAGCTCCGGGCGCAGGCAGCCGCCTCCCGTCGGGGCCATGTACCTCCGCCAGGGCTCCGCACCGCGGGCGGGAGGCGATCGCCGCGGCGGCCGCCAGTCAGCGCCACAGCCCGCCCCCTCGGTGCCGGGCGCCCCGCACGGGCCCGCCCCCTGCGGCCCTCCCGGGGCCTCGCCCCTCCTCGCCGCGGTCTCGGCTGCGGAGCTCCCGG CTCCCAGAGAGGGTCCGGCCCGAGGAGCTCCCCAGCCCGCGTCACGCACCAGGGCCTGCAGCGCGCGGGCGCGCGCCTCTCCCACCAGCCTGCCCACTCCCCCCCGACCCCAGCCCTGCCCGCGTGTCGGCGGGGCGGCGGCGACCTCGGCCCGGGCGGAGCAGTGGCGGTGATGCCCGCCCCGCTTTCCGCCGCTGCGGAGCGGCGCTCACCCGCCCCCACCCTGAGGCCCGGGGTTGGGGCCGGAGCTGCACGTGGCCGGTGCCCTGGCTGCGCAGGTTTGGAATCCTAGGCCTCTCCGGAGCGCTCCCGCGACCCCCGGCGCCAGTCTGTCGGGTCACCCCGGCCGCCTTCTGCAGCCCTCGGGCACGGCCACCGCATACACTCGCACCGGCGGTTTCCGCTGTGTGCGGGCCGCAGAGACCTGAGGGCTCCAAACGTGGAAACGCAATGAAGAAAAACGCAGGCAGAGCGTGGCCTTTGAAATTTGGCTGCGCTGTTGAGAAGGCTACAATATGTGGAAGCGTTTATCAGATGTCTGCACCGCGAGCATACCTTCCTGTCAGCCTCAATAGTGGCTTTTTTTTAAGGTCAAAGAATAAGCAGAGGGCAGGGATTTGGAGCCGACTCGGGTTGAGTGTCGTTGCACTTGGCAGGACTGGTTTACTGAAGCGGGTGGTTCG